The window GTCAAGGGCCATGTCATTGTGCGCCAGATGCCGTCGCTCGAAGCTGTCGGCGGCGTAACCAACATCTGCTCCGACAAGACCGGCACGCTCACGCAGGGACGCATGATTGCTCGCAAGGTCTGGATCCGCGGCGGCCTTACGGGGCTCATTGAGGGCACATCGGATCCGTATGACcccagcagcggcaccgTATCTTGGTCCGGATCGCTGGCGGAGACCTGCTTCAGCACGTTTCTCGACTGTCTTGTTCTGTGCAACAATGCCACTGTTACGGACGGTAGGAAAGAGCTTGAAACCgactccagcagcgccaccatAGCTTCTGGGTCTGAGGAGTGGAGGGCGATGGGAGAGCCTACTGAGATTGCTCTCAAGGTCTTTGCCTTGCGCTTTGGGAAGAGCAAGACTGCCGGCGATGAACTCATCGCGGAGCACCCCTTTGACTCGTCGTGCAAACTCATGAGTGTAGTCTATGGTAGCAGTGGCGATATTGATTCCAAGTACCAAGTGTATACCAAGGGTGCTGTTGAGGTAGTCCTGCCCAAGTTGAATGAGTCCGAGCATCTAAAGCAGGCCATTCACACCAAGGCAGAAGAGCTTGCCGCCGATGGCCTCCGAGTGCTCTGCATCGCCCATAGATGCCTGGATcgagaaaaggaagacgcCCATGACCGCAACCAGGTCGAGAGCAGCCTCCGGTTTCTAGGACTTGCTGGTCTGTATGATCCGCCTCGTCCAGAGACGGCCGGTGCAGTGGCGCAGTGCCGTGAAGCCGGAGTTTCTGTCCACATGGTCACTGGCGACCACATCAAGACCGCCACTGCGATTGCATACGAGGTTGGCATCCTGACGCGAGGCATCCCTCTGGGCCCAACGACTGTCATGTCGGCGGCCGACTTTGGCAACCTCACGGATGACCAGATCGATGCCATGGACGCCCTGCCGCTTGTCATTGCCCGATGCAGCCCCCTGACCAAAGTGCGGGTGATTAAGGCTCTGCACCGCCGAAAGGCGTTTTGCATCATGACTGGCGATGGCGTCAATGACTCGCCGGCGCTGAAGCAGGCTGACGTGGGCATAGCCATGGGCGATAGGGGGGAGCGATGTGGCTAAAGAAGCGTCCGACATGGTGCTGACGGATGACAACTTTGCGTCGATTGTGACGGGCATCAAAGAGGGACGCCGACTGGCAGACAATATCCAAAAGGTGAGTTTCTACTATCAACTATGCAACATTATACTATTCGAGTTGTCGTTAAAAAAGGAGGCTGACCAAGACATCTACATGTAGTTCCTCTTACATCTACTCACCTCGAATCTTGCGCAagtcatcctcctcctgaTTGGACTGGCCTTCAAGGATGAACGCAACATTGCCGTCTTCCCACTTTCTCCTCTCGAGATTCTCTGGGCCAACCTGGTCACCTCTTCTCCCCTTGCTCTtggcttgggcttggaggaGGCGCAGCCAGACATTCTGCAGCGCCCACCCCGCAGTCTGCGCGCTGGCGTCTTTACAATAGATCTGATTCGAGACCAGTTTGTGTATGGAACCTTTATGGGGTCGCTCTGCCTGGCCTCGTTTATGCTGGTGGCTTATGCGGCTTCCGGCCGAGGCTATCACAACTTGCCCATCGACTGCAACGAGCACGGCCATGATGGATGCGGTCTTGTATTCCGAGCCCGGGCCTCGACTTTTGCGACGCTgagcttcttgcttctcgtcACCGCCTGGGAGGTGAAGCATTTCCATCGCAGCCTCTTCAATATGGATGAGAGGTGGAAGGGGCCCCTGTCAGTCTTCAAGACGGTGTACCACAACCGCTTCCTGTTCTGGTCTGTGGTGGCAGGATTCGCCATTACCTTTCCGGTCATCTATCTCCCTTCGGTGAATAAGTCTGTGTTTAAGCACCAGGCGATAACGTGGGAGTGGGGAGTCGTGTTTGGCTGTGTGGCAGTGTATGTTGCGCTGATTGAAGCCTGGAAGGCGATCAAACGGCGGTATGGCCTTGGCGTCGACAGGCATCCTGTGCTTGAGGCGACCAGCTCGCAGGTGTAGAGTGGCGTGCACCTATTTGGATGGCGGTGTTCAACATGTCGTGACGTGTCGCGTCGTTTGTGGGATACGCTCTTTTGTGGCTGTGGCTTAGCTGGCAAGGCATACTCGGGACGAATgagtccttttttttcgttcTCGTCTTTCTTTAAGAAATATTGATTGGTTGATTAAGCGATTGGTTGGTTGGGTCAATAGATTGATGAACAGGTTGGATGATTGGTTGAATCAACAGATTGATGAATGGATGCTGGGGTTGAATGGATATGATATGGATATCAATATGTCTCTCTCTAAATAGCTAACATTAGTTTATGCAGTAGGTATTAGTTTTAGTTGTCCCCTCATATTTGGCAAATAAGATTGGAAACCTCCAAAGGGGGGGACTTTTTAttcatctttgctttgcaTCTTTTTGCTGTCAGATAACGCGTAAAATTTCATTCTAGTCTGTAATGCGTATAGAAGCTGCCTATATGTATGGTATGataaaaaaccaaaaaaagaatgctTGTCGTGATTTCCGTATCTAAAtgctaaaaaaaagacgagggAGAACATTTCTGTCTGGTATATATAGGTTATATACTACCCTAGGTATATGTGTGATATGAGCGATGGTGGTGAATgcttaaaaagtaattgCTGATATTGTGTGACAGCGTCGTGACGTGAATTTCCTATTGGCGTTGCgtgtttgttcttttttctcatgtTTTCTTCATGGTAAATCATGTAGTCTTGATATCTGTTTGGATGACGAATTTCCAGCCGCTGATGCCCTCCCATTTGCCGCGGACGTACATCTCGAAACTAGAAGGGAATGGATgattagattttttttttgtcatcTCTTATTGAAATTGCAGGCAGCTTTGTCTTACCATTGAGGGTCGCTGATGCGGTCAACGAGGGTCTGGATCTGGGGATTctgctcaatggcctcgGTCCAGTCCCAGGGATCGGCGTTTTGGGctgccttgtccttgagctggTCGGCGGGGCCGTTGTTGATGTCCTTGTAGACGCGCTTGCGGGACTCGCCTCTGAGGAAGTTTGGGTTCTCGTTGTTTTTGCCGCCCCAGCGGGTGAAGCCGCCGGTGAAGGTGACTTCGGGAACGAGCCTGAGTTTTTACAGTGTTAGTATTTCTATgggctggggggggggggggggggtttggAAAAGACGAGGGTGGAATTTACTTCATCTTGGCGGTGTAGGTGATGGACTTGAGCTGCGTGTATCCGGAGCAAGTCACTGTGGTTCTGTGATGGGGGGGTTAGCTTCGCGTACggaaaggggggagaaaGGGGTAAGGAGCTTTGTCGTACGCTCGCTTCGCGGGGCAGATGACGGGGCAGTTGTAATCAATGTCGAGAGTGATTTCGTTGCGTTTGCCATCTGTGAAGGCGTCGGATCCGTTGAAGGCGGATTTGATGGTCGAAGCGATGGCGTCCTCGGTGCCGGTGGTGGACGCGTATCTAAGTATGGAGTATTAGTTAGCTTTCTGCGATTGAGCTGGGTGGGGATAGAAGGAGGGATGTACTCATTCTGGGCGTTGAACATGGCGTGGTTGGAGTGGACGATTGTTTCCGTCTTGGTCTctttgatggagatgttgacTTGGGTGCTGGAGGCGCAAATGAGTTAGCATCTGAAACATGGTTGTGGTTGTAAAACACAGGAAATTGAGTGCGTGCTTACTTTTCGTCTTGAGCCGGTACCGTGATAGTTTTTACCTGTCGTGTTGTTAGCCATGAATGAAAAGTTGTCATGATAGACGGGAGGGCTGAGCGAACGGTAAAGGGCGAGAGCTCCTGGATGATGGGCTCGTCGAATACGAAATCAGAGAATTCCGCCCTCCAGTTGTCGAACCGGAGACTTGTACACTGCTTGTTCTGCACAATCTTGATTAGCTTCCTGGTTCCTTAAAAAGTTTGGATttacgtttttttttttttcttttcttcttcttcttttgcaatTTGTATTAAAATATGTACATACTCCGAATCCCTTGGGCTTGCTCAGGTTCTTGAGAAGATATGACCGTCCGCTACCTTCGGGGTGCAGCTCGTGCTGGAATTCCGACCCGCTGGATATCCAGGACATTCCGAGGAGACTGCCGAGTATGTGTGAGCAGGAATCTTATCAACCAAGTAATGGCCGTGTATATAGATTTTTTTGAGAAATCTTAGCAACCATATGATGGCGTAATAAGGAGATTTTTTTGCATACTTGGCAAGGTCTGCGAAGGGGCGGGAGATTCCGTGTATGACTTTGGATTCCAACTCGGAGGTTGTGGATTCGTAGCTGATGCCCTGTGATGGAGTTAGCGGGTGATGAGAGAGAATATCTTCttcaattttctttttttttgctcttgaagaagaaataaaaggcGGTAGTTCGAACCTTCGTCTTGAAAACAGCTTGAGCGCGTCTATAATAATGTTAGAATCCAAATTCCGCTGGCCtttttgaagatgaagcaaagaTGGACTCACTTGACATTCTCGTACAGCGTGTCGGATCGTTGTTCAAACGTTTCCCaagtctttttttacttcacGTCAGCAATTTTACTCCACCAAATGCCAATAGAGCTCACCTCGGCCTGTTTCGTCAATTCACCACAAGCCTCTCCGAAGTaggccatctttgcctttcGGATgccctcctccagcttctcggGGGTGTCGAGCGTAAAGTCGACGACGCCAGCCATGACCTCGTTGATGGCCCTGTTCAGGGCCTGTCGATTCCACTTGTTGACCAGGgcgtccagcagcagcagcttcgcgaTGTGGTAGTCGGAGATGCCGCTGGCCAGCTTGTTGCGCGCCTCGACGACGCGCGTCTTGGAGTCCTCGTGCGTGACGCTGAAGTTGACGACGCTGGCCTCAAaggcggccttggcggcggttTCGCAGGTGGCCAGGTGGGTTGTGATTCTGTCTTTGGACACTGTCCTGGTGATTGCGAGGGTGTCGCTCTGGTTCTTGAAGTCTTCGAGTTGGGTCTTGACGACGCGATCGAGCTCCTCTTCAAGATAGGCCAGGAAGTCCTTCAAGACTGTTCAAGAGTGTTAGTAGAGAAGCGCCTGCGAGAGGTGAAGCGTCAAGACGGAGAATACGAACCAGAGGTATATCTGTCGCCGTAGGTGCTCTTCTTGGTGGACAACTGGTTGTCAAACTCGTTCAAGTGGTGGTCATAGAGGCGGCCGCTAATCGGTTGCTCCTTGAGGAAAGCTATGAGGCCCTCTCGGGAATCCGTTGTGTCTGTGATGGATTTGAAATCTCCCACGTCCTCCTTGGGCAACAGAGAGTCATCCAGCTGTCTCTGATACGCATTCAAGCGCTTGTCTAGAAGAGTTTAGTAAAACGTTTGCGTTTCCAAGTCATTCATGCTTGCACTTACCGAGCTCTTGGGCAATGGATTTCTCCATCTGCTGCTCTCGTACTGTGACCTTTGACTTGATCAAgtccttggtcttgttgaCCTTTTCTGTGTAGTTTTCTTTGATGGCCGATGCATTCTCCCAGAGATACTCGGTATCAATGGTGTTGTAGTACTGCTCCAGATGAGAGCtctgctcctcttctgcgGTCGTCTCCCATATCGACTCATCACCGATGAGGCTTTCTCGGTACTGTTGCTCCAAGGCGGCAGTGATTGCCTCCGATCTTGCAGTATCCAGCTCAACGACCCATGAAGCCCAGGCAACTGAGAGGTTCTGCTTGACAGTCGCCGCCGCTGTGAAGAACGCGCGGTCGTAGGTCACGGAGTAATTTCGAGAAAGTGCCTGCTCGTCATAGGAagaaatcttcttcttgtagGCCTCGAGCAGGTCGCCGTGATACTGATCCAGCAATTTCTCGGCAAGGTTGAGCGAGAAGGATTTGAAGTCGGATGCCGCTTCGTTTAGAGAGTCTTGAATTGAGCTGATTAGCTCAGTCAGCTCTTGCTCGGCAAAGGCCTCAATCTTTTGGAGATTTGCGGCCAAAACTTCATTTCGCTGCCCCTCTGATTCCTTTGCAAGGCTTTCACATGTGTCCCTGGAATGTTTTGTTAGATGTGAGTTATCCGAATGATGGCACTCCCGTTCTTACTTGATAGTCTGCTGAGAGAGATATCTCAGTGAATCCCGGACGCTGTTTAGACATTTCTGCATGGCGCGGTCGAGTTTCTACGGGGGTCTTCTTAGTGTCCAAATCTCAAAAGCCAGTGGAATTCCGCATACCTTATTGCAATCCTTTGTGCTTAACAGCCGTGTGTCTTGACTCAGCTTGTTGCACGCCTCTCTATAGTCGTGGTGGAATTTGATGTGAGATCTGTTGACGGCTTCATTCTCCGCAGCCCGCCAAATGTCAGGCACATGCAGCTGCCCATTCTGCTCAAGACGATTAATCGACTTGACGATGCTTGATACGAAATCTGCTGTAGAAGCGCCAGTCAGAGGTGCGCCGGCGACAAGTCGAGGAACCCGCAGCATCTGGGACAGCGAGGCACGCAGATTCTTAAAGTCCTTGACGTAGTTGTCATTGAAGTCATCGAGGACAAGGAACTCCTTGGACTTGTCGTTGATCTTGGCTTGCACGCCGTCCTTTAGAGAGTTTCCGCGAAGCAAGTGGACCTGGATCTATGTGAGTACGT is drawn from Trichoderma atroviride chromosome 7, complete sequence and contains these coding sequences:
- a CDS encoding uncharacterized protein (TransMembrane:2 (i81-102o108-135i)) yields the protein MGDRLNLVYTGSSVTRGRATGIVISTGMDTEVGQIAELLRQKKTQNTGSGPVHRFFINLYQRTRNVLGLEGTPLQVTLSKFALLLFALAILLAVIVFSVSKWDIDDDVLLYGICVGVAVIPESLLAVLTVTMAVATKAMVKGHVIVRQMPSLEAVGGVTNICSDKTGTLTQGRMIARKVWIRGGLTGLIEGTSDPYDPSSGTVSWSGSLAETCFSTFLDCLVLCNNATVTDGRKELETDSSSATIASGSEEWRAMGEPTEIALKVFALRFGKSKTAGDELIAEHPFDSSCKLMSVVYGSSGDIDSKYQVYTKGAVEVVLPKLNESEHLKQAIHTKAEELAADGLRVLCIAHRCLDREKEDAHDRNQVESSLRFLGLAGLYDPPRPETAGAVAQCREAGVSVHMVTGDHIKTATAIAYEVGILTRGIPLGPTTVMSAADFGNLTDDQIDAMDALPLVIARCSPLTKVRVIKALHRRKAFCIMTGDGVNDSPALKQADVGIAMGDRGERCG
- a CDS encoding uncharacterized protein (TransMembrane:5 (o28-49i111-132o160-177i206-224o236-255i)) produces the protein MVLTDDNFASIVTGIKEGRRLADNIQKFLLHLLTSNLAQVILLLIGLAFKDERNIAVFPLSPLEILWANLVTSSPLALGLGLEEAQPDILQRPPRSLRAGVFTIDLIRDQFVYGTFMGSLCLASFMLVAYAASGRGYHNLPIDCNEHGHDGCGLVFRARASTFATLSFLLLVTAWEVKHFHRSLFNMDERWKGPLSVFKTVYHNRFLFWSVVAGFAITFPVIYLPSVNKSVFKHQAITWEWGVVFGCVAVYVALIEAWKAIKRRYGLGVDRHPVLEATSSQV
- a CDS encoding uncharacterized protein (EggNog:ENOG41), coding for MVMRVRSLSQRMPSWTKSAKRLSRTNTTFSTTSTERMDSSMDFTETLSPEDEKSFQLVAGGTSDQLRWLEIDNGPKKPEDAASELAPSEDPSSEEAQSEGVSHEAADEAVAGENAASDNATSVNAPSVKEAASVKAVSTKAVSTKAPSTKAASQKLTLDDATDVDSDEPESYVLQCHDDVNNHLRQINEALSLISIMGPTRSGKSTLLNLLAGCTTEPLFSTSPGAESWTRGTNLGNKIMGVKEFSRLDDGVELPLVGSQRVAFLDTEGHGDQGDLYDIILFTPALLCSRVIVFNTTDVAKDTILTSLAMMTLAAEKLHFGGDKKTSGPKFGQLVIIINKYDLGGSVDDVRKNILRKEIGRTEAIKRRNKIREKLSAEFEDVTVHLLRGNSLKDGVQAKINDKSKEFLVLDDFNDNYVKDFKNLRASLSQMLRVPRLVAGAPLTGASTADFVSSIVKSINRLEQNGQLHVPDIWRAAENEAVNRSHIKFHHDYREACNKLSQDTRLLSTKDCNKKLDRAMQKCLNSVRDSLRYLSQQTIKDTCESLAKESEGQRNEVLAANLQKIEAFAEQELTELISSIQDSLNEAASDFKSFSLNLAEKLLDQYHGDLLEAYKKKISSYDEQALSRNYSVTYDRAFFTAAATVKQNLSVAWASWVVELDTARSEAITAALEQQYRESLIGDESIWETTAEEEQSSHLEQYYNTIDTEYLWENASAIKENYTEKVNKTKDLIKSKVTVREQQMEKSIAQELDKRLNAYQRQLDDSLLPKEDVGDFKSITDTTDSREGLIAFLKEQPISGRLYDHHLNEFDNQLSTKKSTYGDRYTSVLKDFLAYLEEELDRVVKTQLEDFKNQSDTLAITRTVSKDRITTHLATCETAAKAAFEASVVNFSVTHEDSKTRVVEARNKLASGISDYHIAKLLLLDALVNKWNRQALNRAINEVMAGVVDFTLDTPEKLEEGIRKAKMAYFGEACGELTKQAETWETFEQRSDTLYENVKRAQAVFKTKGISYESTTSELESKVIHGISRPFADLANLLGMSWISSGSEFQHELHPEGSGRSYLLKNLSKPKGFGNKQCTSLRFDNWRAEFSDFVFDEPIIQELSPFTVKTITVPAQDENTQVNISIKETKTETIVHSNHAMFNAQNEYASTTGTEDAIASTIKSAFNGSDAFTDGKRNEITLDIDYNCPVICPAKRATTVTCSGYTQLKSITYTAKMKLVPEVTFTGGFTRWGGKNNENPNFLRGESRKRVYKDINNGPADQLKDKAAQNADPWDWTEAIEQNPQIQTLVDRISDPQCFEMYVRGKWEGISGWKFVIQTDIKTT